The Arachis hypogaea cultivar Tifrunner chromosome 14, arahy.Tifrunner.gnm2.J5K5, whole genome shotgun sequence genome has a segment encoding these proteins:
- the LOC112743915 gene encoding uncharacterized protein, whose translation MDPIMPIVALSVILGAIIAFLFFNTYFRNRQSEIRSLADPNINLKPPSSHSKPSHPPPSKKTHSKSHSHSDKDQTKRHHPLDLNTLKGHGDAVNGLCFSPDGQNLATACADGIIRIFKLEDASSKSFKFMRINLPAGGHPMAVAFSGDTSSIVVASHTLSGSSLYMYGEEKPKASENNTQTKLPLPEIKWEHHKVHDRRAIITLFGAKASYGSADGSTIIASCSEGTDIMLWHGRTGKNVGHVDTNQLKNNMAAISPNGRFIAAAAFTADVKVWEIVYAKDGSAKEVANVMQLKGHKSAVTWLCFSPNSEQIITASKDGSMRIWNINVRYHLSEDPKTLKVFPIPLHDSAGTTLHYDRLSISPDGKILAATHGSTLQWLCVETGKVLDTADKAHDGDITCMSWAPKSIPMGKEQVLVLATASTDKKVKLWASPSLS comes from the exons ATGGATCCAATTATGCCGATTGTAGCACTGTCAGTGATCCTGGGAGCAATCATTGCATTCCTCTTCTTCAACACTTACTTCCGTAACCGCCAATCGGAGATTCGATCCCTCGCCGATCCCAATATCAATCTCAAACCCCCCTCCTCCCATTCCAAACCCTCCCACCCACCTCCTTCCAAGAAAACCCACTCCAAATCCCACTCCCACTCCGATAAG GATCAAACCAAGCGACATCATCCATTGGATTTGAACACCCTGAAAGGCCATGGTGATGCTGTTAATGGGTTATGCTTCTCTCCTGATGGGCAAAATCTGGCAACAG CTTGTGCGGATGGAATAATAAGGATATTTAAGTTGGAGGATGCTTCAAGTAAAAGTTTCAA GTTTATGAGAATCAATTTGCCTGCTGGAGGTCATCCAATGGCTGTTGCATTTTCTGGTGATACATCCTCCATTGTTGTGGCATCTCATACACTCTCTGGTAGTTCATTATACATGTATGGGGAAGAGAAACCTAAAGCTTCTGAAAACAACACACAAACAAAGCTTCCTCTCCCCGAAATTAAGTGGGAACATCACAAAGTTCATGACAGAAGAGCTATAATAACTTTGTTTGGAGCCAAGGCAAGTTATGGAAGTGCCGATGGAAGTACAATTATTGCCTCATGTTCAGAAG GGACTGATATCATGCTTTGGCATGGAAGAACTGGGAAGAATGTGGGTCATGTCGATACTAATCAATTGAAAAATAACATGGCTGCTATATCACCCAATGGGCGTTTTATTGCGGCTGCGGCCTTTACTGCAGATGTTAAG GTCTGGGAGATTGTGTATGCAAAGGATGGATCTGCCAAAGAAGTTGCAAATGTTATGCAGCTCAAGGGGCATAAG AGTGCAGTAACTTGGTTATGCTTTTCCCCAAACTCCGAGCAAATAATCACAGCATCAAAGGATGGATCAATGAGAATATGGAATATCAATG TTCGCTATCATCTCTCTGAGGATCCAAAGACACTGAAGGTGTTTCCAATTCCTCTTCATGATTCTGCTGGTACTACTTTGCACTATGACCGCCTTAGTATTTCGCCAGATGGAAAAATTTTGGCTGCAACCCATGGTTCTACACTGCAGTGGCTATGTGTTGAGACTGGAAAGGTTTTGGATACAGCTGATAAAGCCCATGATG GTGATATTACGTGCATGTCCTGGGCACCAAAAAGTATTCCAATGG GAAAAGAACAAGTCTTGGTGTTGGCGACAGCCAGCACCGACAAGAAAGTCAAGTTGTGGGCATCTCCATCGCTCTCCTGA
- the LOC112743914 gene encoding uncharacterized protein — translation MMYLNMQRFRVHFMKLGINYEKIHACPNNCMLYWGEDKEKEMCKVCNRFRWKLDTKGGEIQESNDGNIRKKVPAKVLRYFPLKPHLQRLFLSSKTAEAMRWHDVAPKEDGVMTHPRDSEAWKMFDLKNTSFAEDPRNIRLALATDGINPYRSMNANSSTWPVILIPYNTPPWICMKRTSFILSMIIPGKKMPGNNIDVYLQPLIKELKELWNEGVDAYDSFEKKAFKLHAALMWTISDFPGLGILSGWNTYTGLACLSCNFDSVPFQLPHSRKSCFIGHRHFLNQRHQFRLNRVRFNGEQEFRNPPKRLSGLDILEHVKDINVTFGRKEEAKVKGKRRRGERATEGAKQWRKKSIFFELPYWKYNLLRHNLDVMHIEKNVCDNVIYTLLNDSTKSKDHLNARKDLKALGCKQDLWPDENA, via the coding sequence ATGATGTATTTGAACATGCAGAGATTCCGAGTTCATTTTATGAAGCTTGGTATAAATTATGAGAAGATACATGCATGCCCAAACAATTGCATGCTATATTGGGGTGAAGACAAGGAGAAAGAAATGTGTAAAGTTTGCAATAGGTTTAGATGGAAACTAGATACAAAGGGTGGTGAGATTCAAGAATCAAATGATGGGAATATTAGGAAGAAGGTGCCTGCTAAAGTTCTTCGTTACTTTCCACTAAAACCTCATTTGCAAAGGTTATTTTTGTCTTCAAAGACAGCCGAGGCCATGAGATGGCATGATGTTGCTCCTAAGGAAGATGGTGTAATGACGCATCCTAGAGATTCAGAAGCTTGGAAGATGTTTGATTTAAAAAACACTTCATTCGCAGAGGATCCACGAAATATACGTTTGGCATTAGCTACTGATGGTATTAATCCCTATCGTAGTATGAATGCAAATTCTAGTACCTGGCCAGTTATTCTCATTCCTTACAACACTCCTCCTTGGATTTGTATGAAGCGGACGTCTTTTATTCTTTCAATGATAATTCCTGGAAAAAAGATGCCAGGAAACAATATAGATGTCTACTTACAACCGTTGATCAAAGAGCTAAAAGAGTTATGGAATGAGGGTGTGGATGCATATGATTCTTTTGAGAAAAAGGCGTTCAAATTGCATGCGGCGTTGATGTGGACTATAAGTGACTTTCCTGGGTTAGGAATTCTCTCCGGGTGGAACACGTATACTGGACTTGCTTGTCTATCTTGTAACTTCGACTCTGTTCCTTTTCAACTTCCTCATAGTAGAAAATCATGTTTCATAGGACATCGTCATTTTCTTAATCAAAGGCATCAGTTTAGATTGAATAGGGTTCGATTTAATGGAGAGCAAGAATTTCGCAATCCACCGAAGAGGTTATCTGGTCTTGATATACTTGAGCATGTCAAGGACATCAATGTCACATTTGGTAGAAAAGAAGAGGCAAAAGTTAAGGGGAAAAGAAGACGTGGTGAGCGTGCTACAGAAGGTGCTAAGCAGTGGAGGAAGAAAAGCATTTTTTTTGAACTTCCCTATTGGAAGTATAACCTATTGCGTCACAATCTTGATGTGATGCATATAGAAAAAAATGTATGTGATAATGTGATATACACGTTGCTAAATGACAGCACCAAGTCAAAAGACCACCTCAATGCTCGAAAAGATCTTAAAGCTTTAGGCTGTAAGCAAGATCTTTGGCCAGATGAGAATGCCTAG